A genomic window from Sebastes fasciatus isolate fSebFas1 chromosome 7, fSebFas1.pri, whole genome shotgun sequence includes:
- the LOC141770888 gene encoding scavenger receptor cysteine-rich type 1 protein M130-like — protein MELHNVQLVGGSSRCAGELEMKQQGEWRPVDDRMFDWNLKTAYEVCRKLDCGSAVSTGRRRESIRLVNGKSLCSGRLEVKSNQSNQSWSSVCEDDFDLQDAEVVCRELGCGAPSVLQGALYGDVEAPVWTKEFQCGGHESALLDCDSSDSDRNTCSPGKAVGLTCSEPDDVRLVGGASRCVGTLEMKHKGEWIPVYYSFFKWDLMSAAVVCKQLDCGSVLSTGSRDDSYQRHAWMIRSSCGQSESSIRECVSIRPGMASESLEVTCSDSVRLVNGNSLCSGRLEVKSNQSNQSWSSVCEDDFDLQDAEVVCRELGCGAPSVLQGALYGDVEAPVWTKEFQCGGHESALLDCDSSGSDRNTCSPGKAAGLTCSEPDDVRLLGGSSRCDGTPEMKQHGEWRPVTDEVFEWDQKVAAAVCNRLDCGSAVSTNINTSSSGKSVWRIQSSCVESHLMLRECLELPSVFVSSDSLEVICSGNPKQ, from the exons ATGG AGCTCCATAATGTCCAGCTGGTGGGAGGATCCAGTCGCTGTGCTGGTGAACTGGAGATGAAACAACAGGGAGAGTGGAGACCAGTGGATGACCGAATGTTTGACTGGAATCTAAAGACAGCATATGAAGTGTGTAGAAAActggactgtggctctgctgtttcaaCAGGGCGGAGACGGG AATCCAtcaggctggtgaatgggaAGAGTCTGTGttcaggcagactggaggtgaagtcCAACCAGTCCAACCAGTcgtggtcctcagtgtgtgaagatgactttgacctgcaggatgctgaggtggtctgtagggagcttggctgtggggctccttcagtcctccagggggcgctctatggagacgtggaggctccagtgtggaccaaagagttccagtgtggaggccatgagtctgctctcctggactgtGACAGCTCAGACTCAgatagaaacacctgctcacctggcaaagctgttggactcacctgctcag AGCCTGATGACGTCCGGTTGGTTGGAGGAGCCAGCCGCTGTGTCGGTACACTTGAGATGAAACACAAGGGAGAATGGATACCAGTGTACTACTCCTTCTTTAAGTGGGACCTGATGTCTGCAGCTGTTGTGTGCAAACAGCTGGACTGTGGTTCTGTTCTTTCAACAGGAAGTAGAGATGATTCGTACCAACGACATGCATGGATGATCAGATCTTCCTGTGGTCAGTCTGAGTCTTCAATCAGGGAATGTGTATCAATACGGCCTGGTATGGCCAGTGAGAGTCTGGAggtcacctgctcag actctgtcaggctggtgaatgggaATAGTCTGTGttcaggcagactggaggtgaagtcCAACCAGTCCAACCAGTcgtggtcctcagtgtgtgaagatgactttgacctgcaggatgctgaggtggtctgtagggagcttggctgtggggctccttcagtcctccagggggcgctctatggagacgtggaggctccagtgtggaccaaagagttccagtgtggaggccatgagtctgctctcctggactgtgacagctcaggctcagatagaaacacctgctcacctggcaaagctgCTGGACTCACCTGttcag AGCCTGATGATGTCAGGTTGTTAGGAGGATCCAGTCGCTGTGATGGTACGCCAGAGATGAAACAACATGGAGAGTGGAGACCAGTGACTGATGAAGTCTTTGAATGGGACCagaaggtagcagctgcagtgtGTAATCGACTGGACTGTGGTTCTGCTGTTTCAACAAACATAAACACCAGTTCTTCAGGGAAGTCTGTGTGGAGGATCCAGTCTTCTTGTGTTGAGTCTCATTTGATGCTACGGGAGTGTTTAGAGCTACCTAGTGTCTTTGTAAGCTCTGACAGCCTGGAGGTGATCTGCTCAGGTAACCCTAAACAGTGA